One stretch of Eretmochelys imbricata isolate rEreImb1 chromosome 1, rEreImb1.hap1, whole genome shotgun sequence DNA includes these proteins:
- the KCNE3 gene encoding potassium voltage-gated channel subfamily E member 3, translated as MEVGNLTETLYQSLHSLLKALNQTLHGAILCPPDQATKWTNGSHIKLASKDDYSYMYILFVMILFAATVGSLILGYTKSRKVDKRSDPYHIYIKDRVSMI; from the coding sequence ATGGAGGTGGGGAACCTGACAGAGACATTGTACCAAAGCCTGCACTCATTGCTGAAGGCCCTGAACCAAACACTTCACGGTGCCATCCTGTGCCCACCAGACCAGGCCACGAAGTGGACGAATGGCAGTCACATCAAGCTAGCCAGCAAAGACGACTATTCCTACATGTACATCTTGTTCGTGATGATTCTGTTTGCTGCCACGGTGGGGAGTTTGATTCTGGGGTACACCAAATCCAGGAAGGTGGACAAGCGGAGTGATCCCTACCACATATACATTAAGGACAGGGTGTCCATGATCTGA